In a genomic window of Dyadobacter fermentans DSM 18053:
- a CDS encoding VOC family protein, protein MKVRVIGIPVQDQDRALKFYTEILGFVKKHDVPVGGKNRWLTVVAREEQEGTEVLLEPSPDNFEPAKTYQKALFDAGIPYTQFDVDDVQQEYERLAALGVEFSMAPTAMGTVKIAVFNDTCGNNIQIVQML, encoded by the coding sequence ATGAAAGTCAGAGTGATTGGCATCCCGGTCCAGGATCAGGACAGGGCATTAAAGTTTTACACGGAGATATTGGGGTTTGTCAAAAAACACGACGTTCCGGTGGGTGGCAAAAACCGCTGGCTGACCGTCGTGGCCCGGGAAGAACAAGAGGGCACAGAAGTCCTGCTGGAACCGTCGCCCGACAATTTCGAACCCGCGAAAACGTATCAAAAGGCGCTGTTCGATGCCGGAATTCCCTATACACAATTCGATGTGGACGACGTTCAGCAGGAATATGAACGGCTCGCCGCGCTGGGCGTCGAGTTTAGTATGGCGCCCACCGCGATGGGCACGGTGAAGATCGCGGTGTTCAACGACACCTGCGGTAACAACATCCAGATCGTCCAGATGTTGTAA
- a CDS encoding DUF1579 family protein → MKTMNSMRLGMMLAGMLLMTGLKPREVPFTPKRHTIPEAKRALATSIIGRWITQTTTVAKNGSPAKSIIGSDVYQWSPDGNFIVHTAYGIGDNGPFGAMEIIGYNPETGDFSSYNFNPDGTFNIDKLTISGNTWVWTGKEVRSTGTLSADRRTLTVKHEITSDGKHYEPHMNGLLTRGAEY, encoded by the coding sequence ATGAAAACCATGAATTCAATGCGGCTGGGCATGATGCTGGCCGGAATGCTGCTGATGACGGGACTTAAACCGCGCGAAGTACCGTTTACCCCAAAACGCCATACAATCCCCGAGGCGAAACGTGCGCTGGCGACTAGCATCATTGGCCGGTGGATCACCCAAACCACGACGGTTGCCAAAAACGGGAGCCCGGCAAAGTCCATCATCGGCAGCGACGTATATCAATGGTCGCCGGATGGCAACTTCATCGTCCATACCGCCTACGGCATTGGCGATAACGGCCCGTTCGGAGCGATGGAAATCATTGGGTACAATCCGGAAACAGGTGATTTCAGCAGCTACAATTTCAACCCCGACGGTACTTTCAACATCGACAAGCTGACTATCAGCGGCAACACCTGGGTATGGACCGGCAAGGAGGTGCGCTCCACCGGCACCCTATCCGCCGACCGCCGCACGCTCACGGTAAAGCACGAAATCACTTCCGACGGCAAGCATTACGAGCCGCACATGAACGGCTTACTCACGCGCGGCGCTGAGTATTAA
- a CDS encoding ABC transporter permease encodes MLKNYFKIAWRNIVRQKAYSLLNIAGLSIGMACSILILLWVQNELSYDRFHPRAEQLFRLTCSAGDFRAAVSAAGMARGLKSELPQIKNGLRISKWAPKLVEVGDKKLEEKRVIYADSNFLDFFTFPLLAGNKATALQDPGGILITEEMAMKYFNTRQAVGKTIRMDNKDNFTVAGVLANTPPNSHLQFDFLIPMKTLARTSSDLQNDSWDNFVFYTYLELDAQTAASSSARDKLIKQMFSVFKAHGPTIQLDFELQPVTDIHLHSNYQLDVAGHGNIQYVNVFFVVAIFILVVACINFMNLATARSERRAKEVGLRKVVGANRYQLVFQFLGEALIFSFLSLVIAIGLVYLLLPIFQMLAEKNLTIQLLDGKLLLSLIGIAMLTGLLSGSYPALFLSGFAPVKVLKGKMKVAGGNLLFRNALVVTQFVVAIVLLVGTAVVYKQLHFIKNRNLGFDKSNLLYLPMNGDLWAKQQVLKSMLAQNQLTENFTVISSLPTGVESGTVDVVWDGQTSRNQVVFPSLDVDESFINVFKTEVLAGRGFEKRFRGDSSAFMINERAMQIMGMNIGNAVGKNLSLGDQKGTIIGVVKDFHFKSLQYAMEPLILRLNKWGGVAMIRTNAGKNEQTIAALEKINHQLNPAFPFQFGFLDKDLDNLYRSEQQMGSIFNLFAGLAIFISCLGLYGLSAFMAEQRTKEIGVRKVLGATVAGLVGLLSQDFLKLIGIAIVIASPIAWYAMNQWLQGFAYQTTLEWWVIALAAVLATGIAMFTISFQSIKAALMNPVKSLRSE; translated from the coding sequence ATGTTAAAAAACTACTTCAAGATCGCCTGGCGCAATATCGTCCGCCAGAAAGCATACTCCCTGCTGAACATTGCGGGCTTGTCCATTGGCATGGCTTGCAGCATTCTGATCCTTTTATGGGTGCAAAACGAGCTGAGTTACGACCGCTTTCACCCCCGCGCCGAGCAGCTTTTCCGGCTCACATGCAGCGCGGGGGATTTCAGGGCGGCGGTGAGTGCGGCGGGGATGGCGCGCGGACTAAAATCGGAACTGCCGCAGATCAAAAACGGGCTGCGGATCAGTAAATGGGCGCCGAAACTCGTGGAAGTGGGCGACAAAAAACTGGAAGAAAAACGGGTCATTTACGCCGATTCCAATTTTCTGGATTTTTTCACTTTTCCACTTTTGGCGGGCAACAAAGCCACAGCCTTGCAGGACCCGGGAGGGATTCTGATCACGGAGGAAATGGCCATGAAATATTTCAATACCCGCCAGGCGGTGGGAAAAACCATCCGCATGGATAACAAAGACAACTTTACCGTCGCCGGTGTATTGGCCAATACGCCCCCCAACTCGCATTTGCAATTCGATTTCCTGATCCCCATGAAAACGCTGGCCAGGACGAGCTCCGACTTGCAAAACGATTCATGGGACAATTTTGTCTTTTACACCTACCTCGAACTCGACGCCCAAACCGCCGCGTCTTCATCTGCCCGCGACAAGCTGATCAAGCAGATGTTCTCGGTTTTCAAAGCCCACGGGCCTACCATCCAGCTCGATTTCGAATTGCAGCCCGTCACCGACATTCACCTCCATTCCAATTACCAGCTCGACGTGGCCGGTCACGGTAACATTCAGTATGTCAATGTGTTCTTCGTCGTGGCGATCTTTATTCTCGTGGTGGCCTGCATCAACTTCATGAACCTCGCCACCGCGCGTTCCGAACGCCGGGCTAAGGAGGTGGGCTTGCGCAAAGTGGTAGGCGCGAACCGATATCAGCTTGTTTTTCAGTTTCTGGGAGAGGCGCTTATCTTTTCGTTCTTGTCGCTGGTGATCGCCATCGGTCTTGTGTATTTGTTACTTCCCATATTTCAAATGCTGGCGGAAAAGAACCTTACCATTCAATTGCTGGACGGGAAACTGCTGCTCAGCCTGATCGGCATTGCCATGCTCACGGGCTTGCTTTCGGGAAGTTACCCGGCATTATTCCTGTCCGGATTTGCGCCCGTGAAGGTCCTCAAAGGCAAAATGAAGGTGGCTGGCGGGAATCTGCTTTTCCGGAATGCATTGGTTGTTACACAGTTCGTAGTAGCGATCGTTTTGCTGGTGGGCACTGCCGTGGTTTACAAGCAATTGCATTTTATCAAGAACCGTAACCTGGGTTTCGATAAATCCAACCTGCTTTATCTCCCCATGAACGGAGACCTTTGGGCGAAACAGCAGGTCCTGAAATCGATGCTGGCGCAGAATCAGCTGACGGAAAACTTTACCGTGATCTCCTCACTGCCTACCGGAGTCGAATCCGGGACCGTCGACGTCGTTTGGGACGGGCAAACGTCACGCAACCAGGTCGTGTTTCCATCGCTGGACGTGGATGAGAGTTTCATCAATGTTTTCAAAACGGAAGTGCTCGCGGGACGCGGGTTCGAGAAGCGGTTTAGGGGAGATAGCTCTGCATTCATGATCAATGAAAGGGCGATGCAGATCATGGGGATGAATATCGGTAATGCTGTCGGGAAAAACCTGTCGCTTGGCGATCAGAAAGGGACGATCATCGGGGTTGTGAAAGATTTCCATTTCAAATCCCTGCAATATGCGATGGAGCCGCTGATCCTGCGCCTGAATAAATGGGGCGGGGTAGCGATGATCCGTACCAATGCCGGTAAGAACGAGCAAACGATCGCGGCATTGGAAAAGATCAACCACCAGCTTAATCCCGCGTTTCCATTCCAATTCGGTTTTCTGGACAAAGACCTGGATAATCTCTACCGGAGCGAGCAGCAGATGGGCAGCATTTTCAACCTGTTCGCCGGCCTGGCGATCTTCATCTCTTGTCTGGGTTTATACGGATTATCCGCCTTCATGGCCGAGCAGCGCACGAAGGAAATAGGCGTGCGCAAGGTGCTCGGTGCCACCGTCGCCGGCTTGGTAGGCCTGCTTTCCCAGGATTTTCTGAAACTGATAGGCATTGCTATTGTGATCGCTTCGCCCATTGCCTGGTATGCTATGAATCAATGGCTCCAAGGATTTGCTTACCAAACTACCCTCGAATGGTGGGTAATTGCCCTGGCCGCGGTGCTGGCGACGGGCATTGCGATGTTTACGATCAGCTTTCAGAGCATCAAAGCAGCGCTGATGAACCCCGTCAAAAGTTTGCGAAGCGAATAG
- a CDS encoding winged helix-turn-helix transcriptional regulator, with amino-acid sequence MANNKDATCPIAATLAYISGRWKAAILHHLAAGTRRFGEIAVRMPPISKKVLTQQLKELERDGLIRRVQNPGAPMRVEYSLTDLGKSLSTVLKEMSDWGKANVLAKK; translated from the coding sequence ATGGCAAATAACAAAGACGCGACATGCCCCATTGCGGCCACGCTGGCTTACATTAGTGGGCGGTGGAAGGCGGCCATTTTGCACCATCTGGCGGCGGGTACGCGGCGTTTCGGCGAGATCGCCGTCCGGATGCCGCCCATTTCTAAAAAGGTTTTGACCCAGCAATTGAAGGAGCTCGAACGGGACGGCCTGATCCGCCGCGTTCAGAATCCCGGGGCGCCGATGCGGGTGGAATATTCGCTGACTGACCTGGGCAAAAGCCTTTCCACGGTGCTCAAAGAAATGTCCGACTGGGGAAAAGCAAATGTCCTGGCAAAGAAGTAA